In one window of Rhodoglobus vestalii DNA:
- a CDS encoding site-specific DNA-methyltransferase, giving the protein MSKPKGPTPVESIQHADTRTNIPTADAAADFFDESTSALPPLRYPRDPSLDPQLVWKGKDAQDGEDLIVDAPPIYIQEKVDPRAIIANIRSQAVTNADNEAPSLFDFEDFDSLDELSQVEFYQHEERWKNRMILGDSLQVMGSLAEREALRGKVQMIFIDPPYGIKFGSNWQVRAGKRDVKDGSAQDAAREAEQIKAFRDTWSSGTNSYLTYLRDRLTVAHDLLNISGSMFVQIGDENVHLVRSLLDEIFGRDNFVSQIAFVTTSGFAQASALGRAGDHILWYSKSLEDLKARQLWRVALDRQGYNWLQFADGSFRALTAAEKAAADFEIPDGARLYKPDNIQSQGASSSPQPFEYGGKSYNPGSSSHWKANYPVGMNRLDWASRVHVAKNSIQYVRYVDDFGLQAYNNLWLDTATGNFTETKIFVVQTSTKVVERCILLSTDPGDLVLDPTCGSGTTAFAAEHWGRRWITIDTSRVALALARQRLMGSKFPYFTMADSDQGRQLEGLPPAKTSDDIREGFIFEKTQRITLGSIANNPDIKEGMTRSEIDDAVKRHADFEVLYDKPQEDKSKVRVSGPFTVESLSPHRSLSFDEAYELRAGSGTADAEAGFEQTILTNLRRAGIQNGRRAERIEFDTLEQYSGTYVQAVGDRKSGDDPTAPSRIAVALGPQYGTVSPGFIKAAAKEAIADESVDLLCVLGFAFDPQATGVTEDDGVTVVQEFATVEGERKLGRIQVLLVRMNADLLMGEDLKKTGSGNLFTVFGEPDVSVDEVDDDKLKVTLNGIDVYDPSTGDVRSSSRKDIALWMIDTDYNEESFFVRHCYFLGENDPYKSLKTALKADIDADAWAALYREESLPFEKPSTGKIAIKVINDYGDEVMKVIEVA; this is encoded by the coding sequence ATGAGCAAACCGAAAGGGCCGACTCCGGTCGAGTCGATCCAACACGCGGATACACGTACCAACATCCCGACAGCGGATGCCGCCGCAGACTTCTTCGACGAGAGCACATCCGCACTGCCACCACTCCGTTACCCCCGCGATCCCAGTCTTGACCCTCAGCTCGTGTGGAAGGGTAAGGATGCCCAAGATGGCGAAGACCTCATCGTCGATGCGCCACCCATCTACATCCAGGAGAAGGTCGACCCGCGTGCGATCATAGCCAACATCCGGTCGCAGGCTGTAACGAACGCAGATAACGAGGCGCCCAGCCTCTTCGACTTCGAGGACTTCGACTCCCTGGACGAGTTGAGCCAAGTTGAGTTCTACCAGCACGAGGAACGCTGGAAGAACCGGATGATCCTCGGCGATTCTCTCCAAGTGATGGGGTCTTTGGCCGAGCGCGAGGCACTCCGCGGCAAAGTCCAAATGATTTTTATTGATCCTCCTTACGGCATAAAATTTGGGTCCAATTGGCAGGTGCGCGCAGGTAAGCGCGATGTCAAAGACGGCAGCGCACAGGATGCCGCGCGCGAGGCAGAGCAGATCAAAGCGTTCCGTGATACGTGGAGCTCCGGAACAAATTCCTATTTGACATACCTTCGAGATCGGCTGACCGTAGCACATGATTTGCTCAACATCTCTGGCTCCATGTTTGTGCAAATTGGAGACGAGAATGTCCATCTCGTCCGGTCTCTCCTTGACGAGATCTTTGGCCGTGACAACTTCGTAAGCCAGATCGCGTTTGTCACGACAAGTGGTTTCGCTCAAGCGTCTGCACTAGGTCGCGCGGGCGATCATATTCTCTGGTATTCAAAGTCGCTGGAAGACCTGAAGGCTAGACAGTTGTGGCGCGTTGCTCTGGATCGGCAAGGCTACAATTGGCTCCAGTTTGCAGACGGCTCGTTTCGCGCACTAACTGCAGCAGAGAAGGCGGCAGCCGACTTCGAGATTCCCGATGGCGCGCGACTATACAAACCAGACAATATTCAGTCGCAGGGTGCCTCAAGTTCACCGCAACCATTTGAGTACGGCGGTAAGTCGTACAATCCGGGAAGCTCATCTCATTGGAAGGCAAACTATCCAGTGGGGATGAACCGCCTTGATTGGGCGAGTCGTGTCCACGTCGCGAAGAACAGTATTCAATACGTTAGATATGTTGACGACTTCGGCCTCCAGGCCTACAACAATTTGTGGCTTGACACCGCAACTGGAAACTTCACGGAAACCAAGATCTTCGTAGTACAAACAAGCACCAAAGTCGTGGAGCGATGCATCCTGCTCTCGACGGATCCTGGAGACCTAGTTCTAGATCCGACCTGCGGATCCGGCACAACAGCCTTCGCCGCTGAACACTGGGGTCGACGCTGGATCACAATTGACACATCTCGCGTGGCGCTAGCGCTGGCGCGTCAACGTCTGATGGGTTCAAAGTTCCCTTACTTCACCATGGCTGATAGCGACCAGGGCCGACAGCTCGAGGGCCTACCACCAGCAAAAACTAGCGACGATATTCGCGAAGGTTTCATTTTTGAAAAAACGCAGCGAATTACCCTCGGTTCAATTGCGAATAATCCAGATATCAAGGAAGGGATGACTCGCTCAGAGATTGATGACGCGGTCAAAAGGCACGCTGACTTCGAAGTGCTTTACGACAAACCCCAAGAAGACAAGTCCAAAGTCCGCGTCTCTGGACCATTCACGGTGGAGTCACTGTCACCTCACCGCTCGTTGAGTTTCGATGAGGCATACGAATTACGCGCAGGCTCCGGTACAGCAGACGCCGAAGCTGGTTTCGAGCAAACAATCCTCACGAATCTACGTCGCGCTGGCATTCAGAACGGCCGTCGAGCGGAACGAATCGAGTTCGACACACTCGAACAATACAGCGGTACCTATGTGCAGGCGGTCGGCGACCGCAAAAGCGGCGATGACCCCACCGCGCCATCACGAATCGCAGTTGCTCTAGGGCCGCAATACGGAACCGTCAGCCCCGGCTTCATAAAGGCAGCAGCGAAAGAGGCGATCGCGGATGAGTCGGTCGACCTGCTCTGCGTGCTCGGTTTCGCGTTCGACCCGCAGGCGACCGGTGTCACTGAGGACGACGGCGTAACAGTGGTGCAGGAGTTCGCGACTGTCGAGGGTGAGCGCAAGCTTGGCCGCATCCAGGTGTTGCTCGTGCGGATGAACGCCGACCTGCTGATGGGTGAGGACCTCAAGAAGACCGGCAGTGGTAACCTCTTCACCGTGTTCGGCGAGCCCGATGTCTCGGTGGACGAGGTCGATGACGACAAGCTCAAGGTCACTCTCAACGGCATAGATGTCTACGACCCGTCGACTGGCGACGTGCGTAGTTCGAGCCGCAAGGACATCGCCCTCTGGATGATCGACACTGACTACAACGAGGAGTCCTTCTTCGTACGCCATTGTTACTTCCTCGGAGAGAACGATCCCTACAAGTCCCTGAAGACCGCGCTCAAGGCCGACATCGACGCCGACGCATGGGCTGCACTTTACCGCGAAGAGTCACTCCCCTTCGAGAAACCGTCAACCGGCAAGATCGCCATCAAGGTCATCAACGACTACGGCGACGAGGTCATGAAAGTCATTGAGGTGGCCTGA